A part of Larimichthys crocea isolate SSNF chromosome VII, L_crocea_2.0, whole genome shotgun sequence genomic DNA contains:
- the LOC104930667 gene encoding zona pellucida sperm-binding protein 3: MGSRQLIVFGFVLACVSLSDARFLGWKKPTYWGIEAQKPAEVEAEPAAGPERQYSMKSAHQGSMVQAKQIHPEVEPLSWSFPKDPVDPVKKPPGKFEPWQPVTTNRVAVRCGESRIQVEVRQDLLGLKLIKPEEITLGGCSATEIDNLSHVLIFEYELHGCGSKLVMTENSFIYAFTLLYNPKVSSRSPIIRSQSAVIGVECHYPR, encoded by the exons ATGGGGTCGAGGCAGCTtattgtgtttggttttgtgcTCGCATGTGTCAGCCTTAGTGATGCTCGGTTCCTTGGTTGGAAAAAGCCAACCTACTGGGGGATCGAGGCGCAGAAGCCTGCAGAGGTGGAAGCCGAGCCAGCAGCAGGACCTGAGAGGCAGTACTCCATGAAGTCTGCTCACCAAGGTAGCATGGTCCAGGCAAAGCAGATCCATCCAGAAGTTGAACCACTGTCCTGGAGTTTTCCAAAAGATCCAGTAGATCCAGTGAAAAAGCCTCCAGGCAAGTTTGAACCATGGCAGCCGGTGACAACCAACCGTGTTGCTGTGAGATGTGGGGAAAGTAGGATCCAGGTGGAAGTGAGGCAGGACCTGCTGGGCCTCAAGCTGATAAAGCCAGAGGAAATCACACTTGGTGGTTGTTCAGCCACTGAGATCGACAACTTGTCTCATGTCCTGATCTTTGAATATGAGCTGCACGGCTGTGGCAGCAAACTTGTG ATGACAGAGAATTCCTTCATTTATGCCTTCACACTGCTCTACAACCCCAAAGTATCCAGTAGGAGTCCCATCATAAGGAGCCAGAGTGCTGTCATTGGAGTAGAGTGCCACTACCCAAGGTGA